A genome region from Tolypothrix sp. PCC 7712 includes the following:
- a CDS encoding CVNH domain-containing protein, translating into MGSSYQYTCENISIDGDVISATCQRRDGSWNETSLSLRGIENIDGILEVTDPYARSSFQLSAMNISIDGDVLSATCRRMDGLWNESSLVLDGIENIDGNLEYTGSP; encoded by the coding sequence ATGGGTAGCAGTTATCAATACACTTGCGAAAACATCTCTATTGACGGAGATGTAATATCAGCGACTTGTCAAAGACGCGATGGTTCTTGGAACGAAACCTCACTATCCTTAAGGGGAATTGAAAACATTGATGGCATTCTAGAAGTAACTGATCCTTACGCACGTAGTAGTTTTCAGTTAAGTGCGATGAATATCTCTATTGATGGAGATGTACTATCCGCCACTTGCCGCAGAATGGATGGTTTATGGAACGAAAGTTCTCTAGTTTTGGATGGAATTGAAAACATTGATGGCAACCTAGAATATACAGGTAGCCCATAA
- a CDS encoding ABC transporter ATP-binding protein, which translates to MATAFKSHQVSRKRRHSVHPLQRLLDYGHQYRKQIWLAIGCSILNKLFDLAPPALIGVAVDVVVKQQDSIIAQLGVKDVFGQFLILSLLTAIIWILESVFEYAYARIWRNLAQNIQHNLRLDAYNHLQDLELAYFEERSTGGLMSILSDDINQLERFLDVGANDIIQVATTVVIIGGAFFVLAPSVAWMAMSPMPFILWGSFAFQRLLAPRYANVREKVGFLNARLVNNLSGIMTIKSFTAEDYETSRLKQDSDAYRQSNAKAIQLSAAFVPLIRMLILVGFTALLLYGGMASVAGKMSVGTYSVLVFLIQRLLWPLTRLGDTFDQYQRAMASTNRVMDLLDTPIAIHPGDRALPAKTVRGEVEFKNVTFAYQDRFPVVKNLSLQIPAGQTIAIVGSTGSGKSTLVKLLLRLYEIKTGNITLDGIDLQDLNLRDLRRCIGLVSQDVFLFHGTVAENIAYGSFAATEEEIITAAKVAEAHDFIMHLPQGYETIVGERGQKLSGGQRQRIAIARAVLKNPPILILDEATSAVDNETEAAIQRSLERITVNRTTIAIAHRLSTIRNANCIYVMEHGKLVESGTHEQLLEQNGVYASLWRVQSGLR; encoded by the coding sequence GTGGCTACAGCATTTAAATCTCATCAGGTATCAAGAAAGCGTAGGCATTCTGTGCATCCCCTCCAGCGTCTTTTGGATTATGGGCATCAGTATCGTAAACAAATTTGGCTGGCGATTGGTTGTTCCATCCTGAATAAGCTGTTTGATTTAGCACCACCCGCTTTAATTGGGGTAGCGGTGGATGTCGTTGTTAAGCAACAGGATTCTATTATTGCTCAGTTAGGGGTAAAAGATGTCTTTGGACAATTTTTAATTCTCTCCCTGCTCACTGCCATCATTTGGATACTAGAATCGGTTTTTGAGTACGCATACGCTCGGATTTGGCGTAATTTAGCGCAAAATATTCAGCATAATCTGCGTCTAGATGCATACAATCATTTGCAAGATTTGGAATTAGCTTATTTTGAAGAACGCAGCACTGGCGGTTTAATGTCCATTCTCAGTGATGATATTAACCAACTAGAGCGGTTTTTGGATGTAGGGGCTAATGATATTATCCAAGTTGCCACAACAGTAGTCATTATCGGTGGTGCTTTCTTTGTTTTGGCCCCTAGTGTAGCGTGGATGGCGATGTCGCCGATGCCGTTTATTCTCTGGGGTTCCTTTGCTTTTCAAAGGTTGCTTGCGCCACGTTACGCCAATGTGCGGGAAAAGGTGGGTTTCTTGAATGCGCGCTTGGTGAATAACTTAAGCGGGATTATGACGATTAAAAGTTTTACCGCTGAAGATTACGAAACTTCCCGCTTAAAGCAAGACAGTGACGCTTACAGGCAAAGTAACGCTAAAGCAATTCAACTTTCTGCTGCCTTCGTACCTCTAATTCGGATGCTGATTTTGGTGGGTTTTACAGCATTACTATTGTACGGCGGTATGGCATCTGTGGCAGGCAAGATGTCTGTGGGGACTTACAGCGTGTTGGTATTTTTAATTCAACGCTTGTTGTGGCCTTTAACTAGATTAGGGGATACTTTTGACCAATATCAACGGGCAATGGCTTCTACTAATCGCGTCATGGATTTATTGGATACACCCATAGCAATTCACCCCGGTGATAGGGCTTTACCTGCAAAGACAGTGCGTGGTGAAGTGGAATTTAAAAATGTGACTTTTGCCTATCAAGATAGATTCCCGGTAGTTAAAAATCTATCTTTGCAAATTCCGGCTGGTCAGACAATTGCGATTGTCGGTTCTACGGGTTCCGGTAAAAGTACTTTAGTTAAACTTTTGTTGCGGCTGTATGAAATCAAAACTGGCAACATTACCTTAGATGGTATTGACTTACAAGATTTAAATTTGCGGGATTTACGCCGCTGCATTGGTTTAGTCAGTCAAGATGTATTTTTGTTTCATGGCACAGTAGCGGAGAATATTGCTTACGGTAGCTTTGCAGCGACTGAGGAAGAAATTATCACAGCGGCGAAGGTAGCAGAAGCCCACGACTTTATTATGCACCTGCCCCAAGGTTATGAGACAATCGTCGGGGAGAGAGGACAAAAATTATCTGGTGGACAAAGACAGAGAATTGCGATCGCGCGTGCAGTGTTAAAAAATCCCCCGATTTTGATTTTAGATGAAGCGACCTCGGCGGTAGATAATGAAACAGAAGCCGCAATTCAGCGATCGCTCGAACGGATTACAGTTAATAGAACCACAATTGCGATCGCACATCGTCTTTCTACCATCCGTAATGCTAATTGCATTTATGTCATGGAACATGGGAAATTAGTAGAGTCTGGAACCCATGAGCAATTGCTAGAACAAAACGGTGTTTACGCTAGCCTCTGGCGCGTACAATCTGGTTTGAGATAA
- a CDS encoding prohibitin family protein, with translation MKNQQFANWQTTVLGVFLAILVSIAFNSFIIINPGQAGVISILGKARDGALLEGIHLKPPFISVIDVYDLTVQKFEVPAESSTKDLQNLSARFAINFRLDPTQVVEVRRKQGTLANIVSKIIAPQTQEAFKIAAARRTVEEAITKRSELKEDFDNALGDRLDKYGIIVLDTSVVDLTFSPEFARAVEEKQIAEQRAQRAVYVAREAEQEAQAEVNRAKGKAEAQRLLAETLKAQGGQLVLQKEAIEAWKAGGAQMPNVLVMGNDAKNSVPFIFNLGNTQSQP, from the coding sequence TTGAAGAATCAGCAATTTGCGAATTGGCAAACCACTGTTTTAGGTGTCTTTTTGGCAATCCTGGTGAGTATTGCATTTAATTCCTTTATTATTATTAACCCAGGTCAAGCTGGAGTAATTAGTATCTTGGGTAAAGCCAGAGATGGAGCCTTATTAGAAGGTATCCACCTTAAACCACCGTTTATTTCGGTAATAGATGTATATGATTTAACTGTACAAAAATTTGAAGTGCCGGCAGAGAGTTCTACTAAGGATTTGCAAAATCTATCGGCACGGTTTGCCATTAACTTTCGCCTCGATCCCACCCAGGTAGTAGAGGTGAGACGTAAACAAGGCACCTTAGCCAATATTGTCTCCAAAATCATTGCCCCGCAAACCCAAGAAGCCTTTAAAATTGCTGCTGCTCGCAGAACCGTAGAAGAAGCAATCACCAAACGCAGCGAATTAAAGGAAGACTTTGACAATGCATTAGGCGATCGCCTAGATAAATATGGGATAATTGTATTAGATACTAGTGTAGTTGACTTGACTTTTTCGCCCGAATTTGCGCGAGCAGTCGAAGAAAAGCAAATCGCTGAACAACGGGCGCAAAGAGCCGTTTATGTAGCGAGAGAAGCTGAACAGGAAGCACAAGCTGAAGTTAATCGTGCTAAAGGTAAAGCAGAAGCGCAAAGATTGTTGGCAGAAACGCTCAAAGCCCAAGGTGGACAGTTAGTTTTGCAAAAGGAAGCGATTGAAGCATGGAAAGCTGGCGGCGCTCAAATGCCCAACGTCTTAGTGATGGGTAACGACGCAAAAAATAGTGTACCCTTTATTTTCAACTTAGGTAATACTCAAAGTCAGCCCTAA
- a CDS encoding histidine kinase, whose product MGDEGDEGDEGDEGEIFITNYQLPITNAPCPMPHAHKNIYLRR is encoded by the coding sequence GTGGGAGATGAGGGAGATGAGGGAGATGAGGGAGATGAGGGAGAAATTTTTATTACCAATTACCAATTACCAATTACCAATGCCCCATGCCCAATGCCCCATGCCCATAAAAATATTTACTTGCGGAGATAA
- the purT gene encoding formate-dependent phosphoribosylglycinamide formyltransferase, whose protein sequence is MHNEIKLPKKLMLLGAGELGKEFVIAAQRLGNYVIAVDRYPNAPAMQVADCSEVISMLSGDDLEAIVSKHQPDLIIPEIEAIRTEKLVEFEQRGIIVIPTAAATNYTMNRDRIRDLANERLNIRTARYGYANSLEELKVAADLIGFPNVLKPVMSSSGKGQSVVQNKDEVEQAWNYAIANSRGDTQKVIVEEFINFEIEITLLTIKQWNAPTIYCEPIGHRQERGDYQESWQPAGISEDQILKAQEIAKKVTDALGGAGIFGVEFFITKNEVIFSELSPRPHDTGMVTLISQNLNEFELHLRAVLGLPIPNIEQFGPSASAVILASEKSDSITYIGVADALAQKDVDIKLFGKPSSHPYRRMGVALAKGVNVEEAREKATRAASKVKLV, encoded by the coding sequence ATGCATAATGAAATTAAATTGCCTAAAAAATTAATGTTGTTGGGTGCAGGAGAGTTGGGCAAGGAGTTTGTAATTGCGGCTCAACGACTCGGTAATTATGTAATTGCTGTGGATCGTTACCCTAATGCACCGGCAATGCAAGTTGCTGATTGCTCAGAAGTGATTTCTATGTTGAGTGGTGATGATTTAGAAGCTATCGTCAGCAAGCATCAACCTGATTTAATTATCCCAGAAATTGAAGCGATCAGAACTGAGAAACTCGTAGAATTTGAGCAACGCGGGATAATAGTTATTCCGACTGCGGCGGCGACTAACTACACAATGAATCGTGACCGAATTAGAGACTTAGCCAATGAACGATTAAATATTAGAACTGCTAGATATGGTTATGCAAATTCTCTAGAAGAGTTGAAAGTAGCTGCTGATTTAATTGGGTTTCCGAATGTGCTAAAACCTGTGATGTCATCATCAGGAAAAGGGCAATCTGTAGTTCAAAATAAAGATGAAGTTGAGCAGGCTTGGAATTATGCGATCGCAAATTCTCGCGGTGATACTCAAAAGGTAATTGTAGAAGAATTTATTAACTTTGAAATAGAGATAACTTTACTGACTATTAAACAGTGGAATGCGCCTACTATTTATTGTGAGCCTATTGGTCATCGCCAAGAAAGAGGAGATTATCAAGAATCTTGGCAACCAGCCGGAATCTCTGAAGATCAAATTTTAAAAGCTCAAGAAATTGCCAAAAAAGTTACCGATGCGTTAGGAGGAGCCGGGATTTTTGGGGTTGAGTTTTTTATTACTAAAAATGAAGTGATTTTTTCAGAACTTTCTCCCCGTCCCCATGACACAGGTATGGTGACTTTAATATCGCAAAATCTCAATGAGTTTGAATTACATTTACGGGCTGTTTTAGGCTTACCAATTCCCAATATAGAACAATTTGGCCCTTCAGCTAGTGCGGTAATTTTAGCGTCCGAAAAATCAGATTCTATTACCTATATAGGTGTGGCGGATGCATTAGCCCAAAAAGATGTAGATATTAAACTATTTGGTAAACCTAGTTCCCATCCTTATCGGCGTATGGGAGTAGCTTTGGCTAAAGGTGTAAATGTGGAAGAAGCCAGAGAAAAAGCTACAAGAGCAGCTAGTAAAGTTAAATTAGTCTGA
- a CDS encoding serine hydrolase, with product MRLTHKHNIVKASWVLASFLSTCLLGATVKAATVANWHFDSNRNHLDFTTDETVQPRVQLLTSTSLAIDLPGVNLNYPQVTQKIGPVTQQIQIGQFGPNSTRILITLAPGYTIDPAQVLLQEKSPNHWSVQLPQLTRVAITQPSIPPVITPEQPIVTNRNLFAGVVPLNSSMKALEPQIQALMSRYSFLTTGMFFLDLDTGNYLDIKGDRVFPAASTIKLPILIAFFQDLDAGKVRLDEKLTMRGDLVTNGSGDMQYERVGKKYTALETITKMVTISDNTATNMIIDRLGGAAKLNQRFRSWGLKDTVIRHLLADLRGTNTTSSQDMARVLALLVNNKLVSPGSKEQALDILRHTTVHTLLPAGLGKGAVIANKTGDIGFLIGDAGFITMPNGKRYLAAIFVKRPYKDTRGRDFIRQVSQLVYNYLNQPNPVATGNDPTSVNF from the coding sequence ATGCGACTCACACACAAACACAATATTGTCAAAGCAAGCTGGGTATTAGCCAGCTTTTTAAGTACCTGTTTGTTAGGTGCAACAGTGAAAGCGGCGACAGTAGCTAATTGGCATTTTGATAGCAACCGCAATCATCTTGACTTTACTACAGATGAGACTGTACAACCACGAGTCCAACTTTTGACTTCTACCAGTTTAGCTATCGACTTACCAGGCGTTAACCTGAATTATCCCCAGGTGACTCAAAAGATAGGCCCAGTCACGCAACAAATTCAAATTGGACAGTTTGGCCCTAATAGTACCCGCATCCTGATTACTTTAGCGCCCGGTTACACCATAGATCCAGCCCAAGTCCTGCTACAAGAAAAATCCCCAAATCATTGGTCTGTACAGTTACCCCAACTCACGAGAGTCGCTATTACTCAACCCAGTATTCCACCAGTAATTACTCCAGAGCAACCTATAGTTACTAATAGAAATTTGTTTGCGGGTGTAGTCCCTTTAAATTCATCAATGAAGGCTTTAGAACCGCAAATTCAAGCCTTGATGAGTCGCTACAGTTTCCTCACCACCGGGATGTTTTTCCTCGATTTGGATACTGGCAATTATTTGGATATTAAAGGCGATCGCGTTTTTCCCGCAGCTAGTACAATTAAACTGCCGATTCTCATTGCCTTTTTCCAAGATTTAGATGCTGGTAAAGTCAGGCTAGATGAAAAGCTGACTATGCGCGGCGATTTAGTCACCAACGGTTCGGGAGATATGCAGTATGAACGTGTTGGTAAAAAGTACACAGCTTTAGAAACAATCACCAAAATGGTGACTATTAGTGACAATACCGCCACTAATATGATTATTGACCGCTTGGGTGGCGCTGCGAAACTCAATCAGCGTTTCCGTAGCTGGGGATTGAAAGACACTGTAATTCGCCATCTGTTAGCTGACTTGCGAGGAACCAACACTACCAGTTCTCAAGACATGGCCAGAGTCTTAGCTTTGTTAGTCAATAACAAGCTAGTTTCTCCCGGTAGCAAAGAACAAGCTTTAGATATTCTGCGTCATACCACCGTGCATACTCTGCTTCCTGCAGGTTTAGGTAAAGGCGCAGTTATCGCCAACAAAACTGGAGATATCGGCTTTCTCATTGGCGATGCAGGATTTATCACCATGCCAAATGGTAAGCGTTACCTAGCAGCAATTTTTGTGAAGCGTCCCTATAAAGATACTAGGGGAAGAGACTTTATTCGCCAAGTTTCCCAACTTGTCTACAATTACCTCAATCAGCCTAACCCCGTGGCCACTGGTAATGATCCTACCAGCGTCAACTTCTAG
- a CDS encoding pentapeptide repeat-containing protein codes for MLNTYTHNLRDSAIHFLEQTPEYRLQILRELGIARYEFLTQLHLNEANINCIIRFLVNPSQLKFPNLIGADLSNLNLAAVNFIRGNLSGANLQNTILVNADLLFVNFTQANLRNADLSGATLNQTIWLDTLVDECQLGNGTGLSPQQRKDLQLRGARFNASADDN; via the coding sequence ATGTTAAATACTTATACTCACAATCTCCGTGACTCTGCTATCCATTTTTTAGAACAAACTCCAGAGTATAGGCTACAAATTCTCCGAGAATTAGGTATTGCACGGTATGAATTTTTAACTCAACTGCACCTCAATGAAGCAAATATAAACTGTATTATCAGATTTTTAGTCAATCCCAGCCAATTAAAATTTCCTAATTTAATCGGTGCCGATTTATCTAATTTAAATTTAGCAGCAGTTAATTTTATTCGGGGTAATTTATCAGGCGCAAATTTGCAAAATACCATTTTAGTAAATGCAGACCTATTATTCGTAAATTTCACCCAAGCTAATTTAAGAAATGCAGACTTAAGCGGTGCAACCCTCAACCAGACTATCTGGTTAGATACACTAGTAGATGAATGTCAGTTGGGGAATGGGACTGGTTTATCACCGCAACAACGTAAAGATTTACAACTGCGTGGTGCTAGATTTAATGCTTCGGCAGATGATAATTAA
- a CDS encoding ABC-F family ATP-binding cassette domain-containing protein, which produces MSIITLQSVKKDFGIKEILKDASFSLDATDKVGLIGTNGSGKSTLLKMIAGLEPIDSGQILVSSGSKVIYLPQQPDLDEKRTVLEQIFADSGEHMALVREYEELSDKLAHYPEDSQLMSRLSVVMQKMDATGAWELETNAKIILTKLGISDFDTRIGTLSGGYRKRIALATALLSEPDVLLMDEPTNHLDALSVEWLQSYLNRYRGALFLITHDRYFLDRVTNRIIEIDRGDIYTYTGNYSYYLEKKALAEESAISSQRKHQGVLRRELEWLKRGPKARSTKQKARIDRIQAMRETEFKQTQGKVDISTVSRRIGKKVIAINNVSKAYNGRTLIKDFTYEFSPEDRIGIIGGNGAGKSTLMDMITGRAQPDAGNVEIGSTIHIGYFDQHSEELLTALNENQRVIDYIKEEGEFISIADGTKITASQMLERFLFPGNQQYAPIHKLSGGEKRRLFLLRLLMSAPNVLILDEPTNDLDVQTLAVLEDYLEDFTGCVIVVSHDRYFLDRTIDTIFSFEEGGTLRQYPGNYSVYLDYKKAEEAAQQEAASKEKSSKVKVEKPASQPKNSESKKRRRMSNWQRKEFEQLEDKITQLETEKAEAEKALLNVPAGNYSQVQKLYEQVETLKQAIDKATERWMELAEMDA; this is translated from the coding sequence ATGAGCATTATTACACTACAATCTGTTAAAAAAGACTTTGGTATTAAGGAAATATTAAAAGATGCCAGCTTTAGTTTAGATGCTACTGATAAAGTTGGATTAATTGGTACTAACGGTTCGGGTAAATCCACTTTATTAAAAATGATTGCTGGGCTAGAACCAATAGATAGCGGACAAATTTTAGTTAGCTCTGGTTCTAAGGTGATTTACTTACCACAGCAACCAGATTTAGATGAGAAGCGTACAGTTCTGGAGCAGATTTTTGCTGATAGTGGCGAACACATGGCTTTGGTGCGTGAGTATGAAGAACTCTCCGATAAACTAGCGCACTACCCCGAAGATAGTCAGCTGATGTCGCGCCTATCGGTGGTAATGCAAAAAATGGATGCAACTGGTGCTTGGGAATTAGAAACCAACGCCAAAATTATCTTGACAAAGTTAGGTATTTCCGACTTTGATACCCGCATTGGTACATTATCTGGTGGCTATCGCAAGCGGATTGCTTTAGCAACAGCCTTGCTATCCGAACCAGATGTATTGTTGATGGATGAGCCAACCAACCATCTCGATGCGCTATCTGTAGAGTGGTTACAAAGTTATTTAAATCGCTATCGTGGTGCATTATTTTTAATTACTCACGATCGCTACTTTTTGGATCGTGTCACCAATCGCATTATTGAAATCGATAGAGGTGATATTTACACCTACACAGGTAACTATTCATATTACCTGGAAAAGAAAGCTTTAGCGGAAGAATCTGCCATTAGTAGCCAACGTAAACACCAAGGTGTATTGCGGCGCGAATTAGAATGGCTCAAACGCGGCCCCAAAGCCCGCAGCACCAAACAAAAAGCCAGAATTGATCGCATTCAAGCTATGCGAGAAACTGAGTTTAAACAAACTCAGGGTAAAGTTGATATTTCTACAGTTAGTAGAAGGATTGGCAAAAAAGTTATTGCCATTAATAATGTTTCTAAAGCCTATAATGGACGCACCTTAATTAAAGATTTTACCTACGAATTTAGTCCCGAAGACCGGATTGGGATTATTGGTGGTAACGGCGCAGGTAAATCAACATTAATGGATATGATTACCGGACGAGCGCAGCCAGATGCAGGTAATGTAGAGATTGGTTCTACAATTCATATCGGTTATTTTGACCAACATTCGGAAGAATTGCTCACAGCTTTAAACGAAAATCAGCGTGTGATTGACTATATTAAAGAAGAAGGTGAATTTATCTCTATTGCTGATGGGACTAAAATCACAGCTTCTCAAATGCTAGAGCGATTTTTATTTCCTGGTAATCAGCAATATGCGCCAATTCATAAACTATCTGGTGGTGAAAAACGGCGGTTATTTCTGTTGCGCTTACTGATGAGCGCACCCAACGTTTTAATTTTAGATGAACCGACTAATGATTTAGATGTGCAAACCTTAGCGGTACTAGAAGACTATTTAGAAGATTTCACAGGCTGTGTAATTGTAGTTTCGCATGATCGCTACTTCTTAGACAGAACTATCGACACAATTTTTTCCTTTGAAGAAGGCGGAACTCTTAGACAATATCCTGGTAATTATTCAGTTTACCTTGACTATAAAAAAGCCGAGGAAGCCGCACAACAAGAAGCTGCTAGTAAAGAGAAATCCAGCAAGGTGAAGGTAGAAAAACCTGCATCTCAGCCAAAAAATTCCGAATCTAAAAAGCGACGCAGGATGTCAAATTGGCAAAGGAAAGAATTTGAACAGCTGGAAGATAAAATTACTCAGTTAGAAACTGAGAAAGCTGAAGCGGAGAAAGCTTTATTAAATGTGCCGGCGGGAAATTATAGCCAGGTACAAAAATTGTACGAGCAAGTGGAAACGCTCAAGCAAGCGATTGACAAAGCGACTGAAAGGTGGATGGAATTAGCTGAGATGGATGCTTAA
- a CDS encoding DUF1778 domain-containing protein has translation MIKLSLKEAKKMRKYERVIILSQRDTHTVLSLIEYPPVANARLTAAWNQHKEFFRKNHGIIG, from the coding sequence ATGATTAAACTAAGCTTGAAAGAAGCAAAAAAGATGCGAAAATATGAACGAGTGATTATTTTATCGCAACGGGATACTCATACTGTATTAAGCCTGATTGAGTACCCTCCTGTAGCGAATGCAAGGTTAACAGCAGCCTGGAATCAGCATAAAGAGTTTTTTAGGAAGAATCATGGAATTATTGGATAA
- a CDS encoding DUF1824 family protein, with amino-acid sequence MSTPNHPNLTAEDARKILNKFNCLDIAPILKPSEKASVRRALILITSLSDYQILGICADTAESGKLSMKTYSQAFGYEAPSNLPDIEGPVYIKLNGKNGLCYIDSYAGHHRGVLVSCQSYNTEGINEMYGHLPLDLFV; translated from the coding sequence ATGTCAACTCCTAATCACCCCAATCTCACGGCTGAAGACGCAAGAAAAATTCTCAACAAGTTTAACTGTTTAGATATTGCACCAATCCTCAAGCCATCAGAAAAAGCTTCAGTGCGGCGGGCTTTAATTCTCATAACTAGCCTTTCTGATTACCAAATTTTGGGTATTTGTGCGGATACAGCCGAATCAGGAAAGCTGTCCATGAAAACTTATTCCCAGGCTTTTGGTTATGAAGCACCGAGTAATTTACCTGACATTGAAGGGCCAGTTTATATTAAATTAAACGGCAAAAATGGCTTGTGTTATATCGATTCCTACGCTGGTCATCATCGTGGTGTATTAGTCTCTTGTCAGTCATACAATACTGAGGGCATCAACGAAATGTATGGACATTTACCCCTCGATTTATTTGTCTAA